The genomic window TCTTCTAAATAATCGTTTACTTGTTTTGATATGGGTCTTACTGTTTGTTTTAACTTATTACCTCAATTTTTAAAATTCTTTTCTTGTAACCATTTACCAGCTTCTAAATCTTTTTCTGAGAGATTCCCATTTCATATAATCTCAATTCCTTTACTTTTAGCCTGCTCAACTGAGTAAATATCAATTTTAGTTTCTGCTAATTTAGCAACAACTTTTACTAAATAACCACCTCTACCAATAGCAAGTGAAATATGTTGTTCTGGGACAATAACAATATATTGATTTTCAACGCCCTCTTTTTTTTGAATAGAAACAACACGAGCCGGAGATAGTGCATTCATTATATATTGGTCCTTATCATCATCATAAAGGACAATATCTATTTTCTCATTATATAATTCTTTTAAAACTCCATTAATTCGACTTCCATTTGGTCCAATACAACAACCAATTGGGTCAATGTTTGGATCATTACTTCTAACAGCAACCTTTGATCTAAACCCTGGTTCTCTAGCAACTTTCATAATATTAACAAGTCCAGAGGTAATTTCGGGAATCTCAATTTCCATTAGTCTCTCAATAAAACGTGGATGAATTCTAGTCAAACCAACTTGTTGGAATTTATTATCCTTATCCACAAATTCTATGTAAAAGAAAACACGATCTCCAACACCAAAATTTTCACCTGGAATTAGCTTCATATTTCAAAACGGAAGTGTTAAACCATCAACGCTTAAAATAATACTTTTTTCTGTAATATCCTTAACAATTCCACTAGCGATTTCACCAATCCTTGGTGTAAATTTATTAAATATAACAGATTTTTCAGCATCTCTAATTTTTTGTTTAACAGCTTGGCCAACTTTTAGAACTGCTAAGTTGGAAAATTCAGTGTTAATATCGATAGGTTCTCGAACAATATCACCAATATTATCATTTTGATATAGTTTTTTGGCATCTTGTTGGGAGATTTCCAATCAATCGTCATCAACCTCTTCAACAATAGTTAATAATTTTCAAACCTTTATCTCTTTTTCTTCTTCATTAATATCTACTTCAATTATAGCTTCTGGGTCAAAGTATTTCTCATAAGCTTTTTTAAACCCATCTCGAATGCCATCAAAAATTACTTCCTTATCAATTTGTTTTTCTCTAACAATATCCATTACAGAATCAATAAATCATGCACTATTAAACATTTTAAACCTCCAAACAAAAATTAATGAAAAAAAGACTCTTGCAGTCTTTTTTCACTAGGTATTTGACTACTATTAGTATAACATAAAAAGAGAAGATTTGGAGAAAAAATATCTTCTATATCACTAATTATTAAAATATTTTTTAAAAAAATATTAATTAGAATTAAATAATTTACAGATTGATGAAATAAATAAAAACACCAATTATTTAAGATAGCATATTTGTAATATTCTTATTAATTTCTTTTCTAAAGATTTCATTGCAAATTTTTAAATAGGCATATCGCTGAACTTTTCATTTGTCTTATCTTTTTCAATAATTTTTATAAGATAAACTATTAAAA from Spiroplasma endosymbiont of Aspidapion aeneum includes these protein-coding regions:
- the nusA gene encoding transcription termination factor NusA, giving the protein MFNSAWFIDSVMDIVREKQIDKEVIFDGIRDGFKKAYEKYFDPEAIIEVDINEEEKEIKVWKLLTIVEEVDDDWLEISQQDAKKLYQNDNIGDIVREPIDINTEFSNLAVLKVGQAVKQKIRDAEKSVIFNKFTPRIGEIASGIVKDITEKSIILSVDGLTLPFWNMKLIPGENFGVGDRVFFYIEFVDKDNKFQQVGLTRIHPRFIERLMEIEIPEITSGLVNIMKVAREPGFRSKVAVRSNDPNIDPIGCCIGPNGSRINGVLKELYNEKIDIVLYDDDKDQYIMNALSPARVVSIQKKEGVENQYIVIVPEQHISLAIGRGGYLVKVVAKLAETKIDIYSVEQAKSKGIEIIWNGNLSEKDLEAGKWLQEKNFKNWGNKLKQTVRPISKQVNDYLEESYLNLDTIDFNDNYDTNSADDDFYNLDHEDYLTDDED